CGGCCCACAATGTTGGTCGTGATCCAGTAATTTCTCGAGGGTTCttggtcaattttgatcaaGACGGAGTATGTCTCGCCCGAGTAGATGAACAGATTTTGGACCACGATCGGCTCCACATAGTGCCCATCCGCTTCAACAACAGTCATGTTGTGACCCTGCAAAATAAAGTTAAATTCGTCACATAATCCAAGTAGTAAGTATTAACGTACTAGTCTTGCAACGTTGTATCCAAGaagcattttaaattttagttttatataaaagaaaatcaaataatatctcccgaaaagaaaaatgtgtaTGAACGTAAAGTGCATACAACGTTGTTcgactttttttggtaagagggGAAATTCTTATTTGCTCGGCAAGTGGAAACTCATTTAATAATTGACCTACATCAAGTTTGCCGTTTACGACTTCTCCTCTTATCTtggcctccctccctctcgtTGACTCCAACCAACTCGACGCGACCgactaaaatatatatatatataaacacacacacacacacacacacacacacacacacacacacacacacacatatcatATGCCAAATTGTCAATTTAACGTTTTGTCACCGTTCCGTGAACTTTAGTCTATATTCCAATCAAAAAGTTGAACTTATTAAGTTGAATGAAACCAAATTGTGTAAGGTCATtataaatgtgaaattttgttgGACCACCATTGATTGCTctaaaaagtttaagttattagaagaaaaagtgatttAATAGTTAAATATTCTATCATTTTACTTCACGGTTATTCTGGTCTTTTTACTTTATACTAAGCTTGGAAGTATTTCATTGAGGAGGTAAGTAGGGGCCTGGAAAGAATTAAACTTAAGATATTTCGACTTTGATATCATAtaagattttgtgggatcatCACCAATACCTCTAAAAGTGTGAGCTATTAGAGAAagatgtgatttaatatttgaataatttatcAATAAAGATTCTAGTATACAACATCACATCATAATTTAACACTTTCTCTTGTAATCCAAAATGAAGATTTTTAATCTTTGAGACTTTGAGATTATCAGAGGAGGCGATAAAAACAAAAGGTGAAGCTGAAGGAATAATTTATAGGCGATGAATGCTTACCTCAATTTGAAAGCTGAGAGCCGATAAAGCAGTCACACTTGAAATTCTGAGACGGTACGTTTTACCTTGGACAACCGTCAGCATGTATGGCGAACATTCGGGATTGGTTGTGTTACAAGCCATTGGATCTAAGCTTGGAGTGACCAATTTGGAGCAATCGAACTTTCCCTTCCCTTGAATTAGTAGCGACTGTAATTCAAGCAAAAATAATgagttaaaaaaaggaaaaaaaaaaaaaggattacaaATGAGTGAAAATGGTGTTGTTTTTCCATAGTTGAGGAAATCAAATGAAGTTTATTACTTGAGGCTCCTCAACCCAAACGAAGTGAATGGAGGATAAACCAGCAGCTTGTTCATAAGTGCTGGCGTGGTACCAGTCGTTGAGGATGATGCTCCTGTCGTAGTCGTAAGTGAACGGCTCGGCCACGCCATCCGGCAGCAAAACCCGGATCGACCCGTACAGTCCAGCCTCTCTTTGCATCCCGTAATGGGCGTGGTACAAGTATGTTCCGGGCTACATAGGGCAAAATTATAATGTCATCTAAACTGGCCTTGCAAGATGAAGGTTTGATCATCTCTCTCAGATCTATGTATGAGCAAGTGCTGTACCAAGCTACACCAGGCATATATAAGACCAATTCCCCCGAATTATCGGATGAGGTGTGGTCCGCTTGAAATTCACATGAACTTTTGATTAAGCAAAGGCCACAGGAACATAGGTGAAAGATAATATTTGCATTGTATATAAGGACTCACTCGATCAACGATAAAATGATAGGTAAAGTTGTCTCCAGGCAAAATGGGGCACTGAGTCACACCCTCTGTTCCATCGCTCCACGGACTTCCAATCTGCACTTTCAATCCCACCCAAAATCATCGTCTCTATAAACTTCTTATAGCAATCTTTATCAAACACCTGATCGACACTTTCATAACATAATTTCAACATAGTTTCGACGCCATAGCTATATACCTGCCGGATTCCGTGCCAATGGATCGCAAGATTCTCTGTCACCAACCCATTGGTAACTTCCACGATGACGGTGTCTCCCTGCCGTGCTAGAATGGTTGGGCCCGGGGTCTTTCCGTTAATGGTGATGGCCAGCTTCTTGTAGCAATCCGGCGACTTGAACTCGTACTTCACATCCCACTTGTAGCGCCGGAGTCTGGCCTCCGCCGACACCATCACCGCGAAAACACATAGCAACCATGCAATTGACCAACTCATCTTCAACTCTTACAGGAATCAAAACCGCGCGCACGACACACCATGTGTAGGAAATCGATCGAACGGATGTAGTTTGTGCAGCGACTATCGACCAAAACAACGAGGatgtaagaagaagaagaagaagaagttggtaTTAGAATATGCCACAGTCTTAGGCTCTTCGTTGGTATTTGTAATGTCCAAAGAGACACATGTTATATCATTCTAGTCATAGATTTCTTCTCTTTGAGATTTGACCAGAGCCCATTCGCATGCGACGGTTAATCCAAGACAATATGCCAAAACGGAAGAAATTGCATGATAACTTCGAACGCCTTGAGAAATCGAATTTCCTAATGTTCTCTAGGGAAAGAATTGGGAAAGAATATAAAACTACATATGACTTGATAAAAATAAGACTTTGTCGCGGCCTGACTTGTCGCTGCTTTCAAGTGATGTTATCCGGCCGGCTCCCGCGCTTTCCacgaaaaagggaagaagaaaaaagaaattaaaagaaaaaaaggtctTGTAGATTTGCCCAGGCGTCAACCTTGTTTGCCTACCCCTTCAGTAAATTTCATGTGCTTCGATTAATcgtcttcctttttctattccCAAATCTTTTTCGTCTTATAGTGAAAGTGAAGTCTGCTAGCATGGCGACGAAATTGCCTCGCAAAGCATGTGAATAGAAGTgtgggggaaaaaaaacaaccatGCGGACCAAATTTGTGCCGACTGTTGATCACATATCTTCAAAAATGGGCTCACTTAATTAATTGTTGAGATGATATCAATCCATATGATCTATGCAATAGCTTTTTCGAAGTGTGGGGATCAAAAGGGCTAGGGAAGCTATTTCTTGTTGTTTTCAGCTCTCTCGAGAAGTTATTTGTTGAGGTAATatctgttaaattatgtctcaaatTTGAGTTTGTGTATGAAACCCAACCCATTTGTAAGATGTAGAGCGGTCCATATTAGATAAGGCGTAAAGCAAAGTCTGAATTGGATTTCGATTTGATGCTGCCTTCTTCGTATTATAATCTAGGATTACAAATTGTTTTGGTAGTGGGATATTTAAATCAAGATTCAGCGTCAACAAGATAATCTCCAGGTTTGATCATAAAGTGAATTAAATTAAGAAAGGTTGTTGTCGACTTGACTTTTGGGGCATGAGGGTTTGACAGTGAAAAGATCCCTATCATTCAACATAAGATTGGTGATGTATCTAAACTAGAGATCCGATACTTACGAGGTTGGAACCGAAGAACATTTGAATCAAGATTACTTTGCTTTACGACTCTTTCAAAATGATGTCCGCCGTCTCTGTCTACTAGAAACGAATGCTTCCAAGTCTCGACCCTTCCTCCTCGTCTGATCACGCGCGACTCCCGGCCGGTAATGACCATTTATTCCCTtcgtgttgtttttttttttttttttttggtttttttccacGGAGAAGTTTACTTGAACAATCCGATTGGACCAAAGGGGCAGAGCGCGTCGGCTTTAGACTAAGAAGAGGCAGATAattacaatttgatttttctgcaaaaaattcaaatattatcaGAATTTTTTTAGATGCGACGAAAGACAAAGAGCATGCAATCCTCCAATATGGAGGTGATCATCGGGCTTGATGTTCTCAAGATCGACAAACCTACCCTACCATCCTTATGATCATGATTCATATCTGCacttggaaaatgaaaatctcTAATCTTATGGATTGCGTATATGATgtgacttttttaaaattttcaacattCCTATTGACATGAAATTAAAGGAATAAGAAGCATGATCTTAAATGACATAATTGTGAAAGGcaaaataacacaaatgatctttaaattttaattcaatatataatgtggTTCTTGGATGCAGGAGGGATGCCCGGGTTGCAAGCGGGTtatgaaaaacatgaaaaacaaCAAACCGGtacaaagtaatttttttaaaattaaaaataaaaaattgtaagcCAAGTCTATTTTAGAATCTacaatattttataaaatcagTTTATGTAAACTAATATCAAAAGAGCCATGGGTGCTTACACATTCAATGATTATGATAGTGTTGGTCTACATAAACTGAATCTAGGTAACAGCCTCTCAAGAAAGTTGAAAGAAGTAACGAATAGCTTCTTTAGCCCGTTTGATTGCCACACACCGAAAAAGTCATGCATAGACCGAAGAACTTctagagagagttgaaaaaaatatcaaatagcttccctagccctttcaattcccacactttgaaaaagagaacaacaaaaataaatgaggaaCAATAAAAAGACACAAGAATTTTACATGATTCGATTCGAATATTAGTACCTATTCTAAGAAGAGAGCCAATaacaaataatctactataattAGTCAAACTTATAATCACTGACACACTTAATTACACGTCTAAATTACATCCCAACCTTtcacttataaataaaaatgttggGATAAGGACAGTAaaagtatcataatttttatatagagCTCAATTAAGTATTATACTTTCTTTTGCTCACTTAAGTACCTCATCAGagtaaaattaataatttgaagtgCCATTCCTGACAAATTGTCCTAcatgaattttcatattatatttccatttcaacgtggattttttttttttttttaaatattaattgtccatgttagtgtTGATGATGCCATATAGGATGACTAGCGTCCATGTTAGATTTTCTGGTGAGGCAATTCactgatggcacttaagtgattaatGTTTCAAATTTATAGTACTCAAGTAAACGAAAAAAGATATGACATTTAAGTGAACGTCATACAAAAGTAATGATACTCCTAATGTACTTAGTCTTGCACGGTTGCATGATTTGCCCATGTAAAAGGTGGGATATAAGCACACACAAGAGAGAAGGTCATCTAAAACACATACAATGTGCACTCAAAAGATAGGAAAATGATCTCAATAAACTTTGAAGCTATTGCTCATTTGCCAATCTAGTCATGAGCATTTTAATAGTGCCAGTTGAATTATGaacatttttatcttttgctaattgagtctatTCGGTTTACTCTGGCTAGAAATCGCTAACATAGATGTTGGGTATCCTTCATGACAAGTCTGATgttaacgtggataattttaaaaaatatatatattttattttattttatttacttctatttccttcttttttttttactatggcCAGCCATAGTAATATATAGTCAAAGATAATGTAAAATATCTCTATAAGTTCCTCATAATATGTCATGAAGGATACCCAACATTCAATGCTAAcgtggattatttttttttttacgactTGGCCCATGATCGATTTTATAGAGATATATTACGTCATCTTTGACTATATATTGCTCTATAATGTGATGACACCGGTTCATAGTGACGCGTGATGCGCTTCCCGTTGACTATTAATTCTCCTAGAGCTAGGCGTTCGACGAGTCAATGAacgaaaattgttcggatataGGGTATATGCGCTTTCTCCTTAATTTACGAGAATTTGAAACTCATACGATTTTTATATGGTACACGGCTTATGTCCTACTTTTTCTTTCTGTATAAATCATCTTTGTTATGGTTTAccggaaattttttaaatttgaaaaatcgacgGATCTAGATGATCATGCTTTTCGTTTCTGCAATACAACAAAAGTAGCCTTGTCGATGTCTTCACTGTCGCCGCAagtacttcattttttttttatttttttatttcacattCCAATTTTCTTCGTCTTTTGCATTTGTCACTCTCGGCACTTCTGTTTGCGCGTAATCAATTGTTTGAATATACCTCACTCTACAAATTGTTCACGGCACGGAAAATTATAAGACAAGGGACAGCAGTTTGGCGACAAGTTCTTTTTAGGTTTGACTTGAATAGTCGATTCATTCTAGAAAGCTTAACCCGCCGTGGCCGGAGAGCCCAGTGTTTGACTTGAATCTTCCTCCCCCGATTCTGTAAATTCTGGGATGACCTGTTCAGGGTAAAGCAGTTTAAAGACCTGCTCAGGTCTAGCCCACTGGTAATACCTAACTTGTTTTTCTCTCACCGTGTTGACTGTTCACATATATTTGAGCGAGCAATGTACGCCATTGGATTATGGGTATCCCATCATACTACCTTTacgtaagagagagagagagagtgagagagataTTAAAACTAGTCATTTAATTAATAAGTAATGAAAGCTAGTTCACTAATCAACATTCTTTTGAGcggaaaaatactaaaaaaattgcaaacccTATTgtagttttgtcaatttaatcataaatattttaataatgtcaattgagttataaacattttaaagttttgtcaattgagtctatgcaattaattttggCGAGACATCACTAACGTGGACACCGACCATTCTACGTGACACAGTCGGtactaatatatttatttgtttatatttttattatttttctcttctctttttgatGCGGCTAAGCTAAGGTCTAGTGACCCTAGCTAGCcatagtaggaaaaaaaaattaaaaaattatccacattaacgtCAGACATATCACATAAGATACCCGACATCCATGTTTGTGatgtttggccaaaattaactGAATggatttaattaacaaaatatgaaaatattgaaaattcaattgacactATTAAAATGCCCATGACTAGATTGGCAAATGAGCAATagctttaaatattattttgataattttctcatcTTTTGAGTGCACATTGTATGTGTTTGTAGATGACTTTCTCTCTTGTGCATGCTTATATCCCACCTTTTACATGGGCAAATCATGCAACCGTGCAAAAGTAAGGGCATTaggagtgtcataacttttgtatgatgttcacttaagtgtcatgactttttttttcctcatttgagtaccaaatttgaaaatagatcacttaaatgccatcgGTGAATTGCCTTGCCAGATAATCATCCCATGTGGCATCATCAGCGCTAACACAgacaatcaataaaaaaaattcaaaaaaatccacatcaaaatagaaatataaaaaaaaaacttcacatAGGACAATTTGTTAGGAATGCCtctcaaatgattgattttactcTGATGTGGTACTCAAGTAAgcaaaaataaactaaaaattataatacttAAATGAGCTctatacaaaagttatgacacttttCCTATCCTTAtcccaatatttttttttatgagtgaAAAGGTTGGGATGTAATTTAGATGTGTAAAATACTTCAACATGCGAGTGATTATAAATGTAACTaattatagtagattatttgttGTTGGCTCTCTCCTTAAAATATGTACCAATTTTTTAATCGAATCATGTAAAATTTGTGTCTTTTTATTGTTCCttgtttatttttgtcattctctttttcaaagtgtgGGAATTGAAAGGACTAGGGAAgctattttatgttttttttttttttccacgcTCTCTAGAAGTTATTCATTGAGATGACTTTTTCGATGTGTGGCAGTCGAAAGGACTAAAGAAGCtattcattactttttttcaaCTTTCTCGAGAGGTTGTTACATAGATTCAGTTTATGTAGACTAACACTATCATAACTATTGAATGTGTAAGCGCCTGTGGCTCTTTTGATATTAGTTTGAGCTTGTGGCTCTTTTGATATTAGTTTACATAAaccaattttataaaatattgtAGATGCTAAAATAGACTTGGcttacattcttttttttttttttaattttaaaaaattattttgtattgGTTTGTTATTTTCATGATATGAACCCAAGTTTATAAGATGAATGATGAGAATGTGAGGCGGCTTTACGTGGAAAGATCAAACAATCGCTACGACTTGGCCCATGATCGATTTCATGGAGATATATTACGTCATCTTTGACTATATATTGCTCTATAATGTAATGATACCGCTTCATAGTGACGCGTGATGCGCTTCGCGTTGACTACTAATTCTCCTAGAACTAGGCGTTCGACCAGCAATGATATGGGGTATATATGCTTTCTCCTTAATTTACGAGAATTTGAAACTCATATGATTTTTATATGGTACACGGCTTATGTCCTACTTTTTCTTTCTGTATAAATCATCTTCGTTACGGTttaccaaaaattt
Above is a window of Eucalyptus grandis isolate ANBG69807.140 chromosome 9, ASM1654582v1, whole genome shotgun sequence DNA encoding:
- the LOC104420223 gene encoding L-ascorbate oxidase, encoding MSWSIAWLLCVFAVMVSAEARLRRYKWDVKYEFKSPDCYKKLAITINGKTPGPTILARQGDTVIVEVTNGLVTENLAIHWHGIRQIGSPWSDGTEGVTQCPILPGDNFTYHFIVDRPGTYLYHAHYGMQREAGLYGSIRVLLPDGVAEPFTYDYDRSIILNDWYHASTYEQAAGLSSIHFVWVEEPQSLLIQGKGKFDCSKLVTPSLDPMACNTTNPECSPYMLTVVQGKTYRLRISSVTALSALSFQIEGHNMTVVEADGHYVEPIVVQNLFIYSGETYSVLIKIDQEPSRNYWITTNIVGRDATAKTPPGLAILNYYPNHPKRVPPTDPPAGPIWNDTAPRLAQSVAIKARQGYGHTPPPKSDRVIVLLNTQNKIDGYTRWSVNNVSFTFPHTPYLIALKENLHHVFDQHPPPDRLHDFTTYDIYRVVNNINATSSNAIYRLKFNSTVDIILQNANTMTENNSETHPWHLHGHDFWVLGYGKGKFDAKNDPKKYNLANPIMKNTVAVHPYGWTALRFVADNPGVWLFHCHIESHFYMGMRVVFEEGVEKVSKLPSEIMGCGETKAFKKP